ctccgccctggGCACCAGGGgcgcgggtctctcgtggggtttcacacaccttccccaataaaccttcAAGTCCAAATCCCTTTCATTCACTTCTCAAGCCCAACCTTTCCCAACCGGCGGCTAGTGGTGGGTGAACCTCACAGTCCAACCTTCTACATATGGAACatgtttgtagagaaacatgcttaccaAACCTTGGGATATGATAGGATTACCAGTTCCTCTCCCCCTTGACCCCACCATGGAAATCTTCCTTGTACTGCAAGTGTCCTCGCAACACTTCTCATCCCGGGGATAGTCGCTGTCGACGGCGCaagactgcgagagagagagagtcggtgaGGACGAGCTTCTCGTTCGGCCGAAGTCGGGTTTAAGAAATTTTCCATAATGTGGCtacgatatgaatatatatatatatatatatatatatatatatatatatatatatatatgtacacacacacacacacacacacacacacacacacatatatatatatatatatatatatatatatatatatatatatatatatatatatatatatacatataaatatatatacatatatatatgtatatatatgtatatatatatgatatatatatatatatatatatatatatatatacacacacacacacacgtgtgtgtaattatatgcatatttatatatacatatgcatacacatatatgtgtatatgtgcgtgtgtgtatgtatatatgtatatatatgcgtgtgtgtgtatatatgtataaaaatatttgtatatataggcgtgtgtgtgtatatatctatatgcatgtatgtgtatacatatgtatttaaatatatatatatatatatatatatatatatatatatatatataatgtttatttataaaatatatatacacacacacacacacagacacgtgtgtgtgtgtgtaattatatgcatattcatatatacatatgcgtacatatatgtgtatatgtgcgtgtgtatgtatatatgtatatatatgcatgtgtgtgtatatatgtataaaaatatttgtatatataggcgtgtatatatatatatatatatatatatatatatatatatatatatatatatatatatatatatatatatatatatataggcgtgtatatgtatgaatgtgtatacatatgtatttaaatatatatacatatttatgtatatatatatatatatatatatatatatatatatatatatatatatatatacatgtttatttataaacatatatatatgtatatatgtgtgtgtgtgtgtgtgtgtgtgtgtgtgtgtgtgtgtgcgtaaattcatttattttgttgatttacatatatacatacatacagatatgcatatatatatatatatatatatatatatatatatatatatatatatatatatataaatatgtatatatttatatatacatatatgagtgtgtgtgtctttgtgtgtgtttgtgtggctgtggctgtgagtgtgtatgtgtatgtgtgcgtatatatagatatagataggtatacacacattcatacatatacatgtttgtgtatgcctgtgtgcatgttcatgtatgtatgcgtacaatTTCATCACTTCTACTCAGACTGCATTATTTTTACAACTGAAACTTAGATTGGCATTATATATGCGATTACTTAgtgaaaacaaatagaaaacgggaatagagATAAGTAattagggaaatgaaagagaaaataagaaaaggagagaaaaataaataaacacaaacggaATATCGTAAAAGAAATTATAAgggagaaaacacaaacaaaatgtatatatatatatatatatatatatatatatatatatatatatatatatatatatatatatatatatcagtcaggAGAAGGTTAAACTTAAAAGCTCTTATTATTAAACTATTTACTAAATATCAGTAGGAAAATATTAAAGGCGCATTCCCTCGTGATTGTTCGGGGAAAGCAAGCTCACATGCAAGCAATGTGACCTTCAGAAAAAATAATGCAACACCTCAATTACTTGACGGGGCTGCAGAGGCACAAGTCATTTCCTGTTATTACTTTTGCTAACAGGTGAGTGGGTACGTGACTGTGtgttgaaagagggagggggctaAACTGTGGTGACGAATGCTTTATGTGTTTAACAAAAAGTGTAAGTCTGCAATGGTATCTAcccttacaccacacacacacacacacatacacgcatatgtatacaaatttatatatagatacatatatatgtacgtatatatatctatgtatatatacatatatatatataaatatatgcatgtgtctatacatatgtatatatacatatatatacataggtgtgtgtgcgcatacacacacacacacacacacacacacacacacacacacacacacacacacacacacatatatatatatatatatatatatatatatatatatatatatatgcataatacatacacacacacacacacacacacaatgtatatatagtttatatatatatatatatatatatatatatatatatatatatatatatacacatatatatatatatgcatatatatatattttatatatacagtatacatatacatataaatatatatatatatatatatatatatatatatatatatatatatatatatatatatatatatgtatatgtatatatataagtatgtgtgtatatatacatacatatatacagtatatacatatatacgtatatatatatatatatatatatatatatgtgtgtgtgtgtgtgtgtgtgtgtgtgtgtgtgtgtgtgtgtgtgtgtgtgtgtgtgtgtgtatacatatatgtatatgaatgtaccatgaatattattatcatcgtctccTTGGcattatagatagattaattcatagataaatagattgacagaggTAGATATAAAGATGTTTAGGTGTGTCTtctatgcatacgtatgtatttcTGCATAAAGACATTATACTATCCCCATGCCTGCGATCAGCAACATCACTTACGGCTAACCTTCATGCTGTTGCCACTGGCTATGCTGGCAACTGCACGCACTTTGGAGGCCTATAAAAAGCCCGTTTCCTGCCCGCATCAACAGTTCGTCCTGCAGCCTCCTGTAGACACGACGCATTCTGATTCTACGCGATGGTTGGCTGCTCTCCAAGATGACTTTATCTTTACCCATCTATACAGTTTTTATTTACCTTTGAATTAAGAAAACAGAGATCAAGACTTCCCGCTCTGGCATTTGTCAGAGCGAGAagtctaaaatatatcataagTATAAAGTATATCATAAGTAAAAGTGGTCCTAACATGAATTTGCATGACAGTTGTGCCTTCGCTTCGTTGTCTTTCTTGCTGCCTGCGTCGTGGCAGCCATGGCGAGCCACAAGTGCTCTCGTTACTGCCAGACTCCTGCCAAGACTCACGTGTGCTGTGGTGAGTGacccgtgacctttgacctctgtgTTGCATGGTTGAGTAAACACGCAGAATTATATAAGAAACATATGTTGTTTATTCTAAGGAGTGAGACTATAGGTCCGACTCTTTTTTCTATTGTGcgagataaacagacacaaatgGACGTAAATGCAGCTAAAGAGATAAATCCCACTGAGCTACAAGAAACATATTCATCTGTAAAATGCTTGCATgtcacacacacctccccccaacactttccctctttctcattccctccaatTATTCTCCAACagatcccccgcctcccccccgctGCCCCAACCCCGCTCCCTGCTACGACTTCTTCGACGGCAACTTCCCCGTAAGTATTTCCGGCTCCTCTTCGCTCCTCGTCCGCTCGGCTCGGAGATTTCGGACGCTCCAGCTGCCGGAGTCGGATGAATGCGAGGATAAACAAGGACGAATTGAAgccattgcttttgtttttgtttagtttggttTTTACTTTAATTTAGATTTTCAACATTtaatatatttagtttttttcttgtaaatCATTTGTTAATTTAAGGTCAAGCTCATAATTTAAGAAGTATTATTAGCCTGCGAATTTCTTATCATGGTAGAAACTAAAACATGATTCAGAGACTGAGCGTTCATAAATAACCACAATTTCATAGTGATAATTTAAATAGTAAAATCGAATATGTAAAGCAGCGTAATATTTACTGTTTCTAGATATGGCTATTTGGCCCAGTATGTTCTTTGTGATATTGATTGATGTTTTTTGCATGCAGTGGAAAACGGCTATCATGAAGAAAAAGGTTTCTTGAATGATCGGAATGGAGTTGATTAGTTTTCAACTAATTTCCAAACTGGcacctttagattttttttctgaaaaagcaAAGCTTCTCGACAAAAGCGCATCTTTCCTTTCCtgcaattcctcttcctctccttccttggaGCCGAACGGAGGAAAGCGAGCCATCTCTCacgcactctccctcctctcttgcaGTACTGCTACCACGATGACCAGTGTCCACCGGGCAAGAAATGCTGCACAGACGGCTGTTCCCAAAGGAAAATATGTGTGCCCGTCTGAGTCATGCCCCAGCGAGTGCATGGCGCATGACACGAACTCTGAACCGACTGTTGAAGAACTGCGTGCATgaccatttatctttttcttatttgcgTTCATTCTTCTCTTTGTCATTTCCTCCTGTGGATGTCACGAAGAACTTTCTTCTAATGGTTTACCATCTCATTTCATGTTTCATTTGACTAATAAACTTGGATTGGAATTTggtctagtgtttttttttccatggaATGGCTTGTGTGCATCAAATAttgtgatacacacacagacacacgcacacaaagggaACATTTTCGATAGGACCATATGTACTAAGCCGTGGGATGACCCAGTTGCAACGTGGCCGGAAGTACAGGCAGAGCGCAGACAATCGCGTCTGGCAGGAACAGGCATCTTGGTTGTGCTGAAGGGTCAGCAGACGTCTTGGGAAATTTATAGCAAGTTTGGCGTGGAAAGTATTGAGAAAACGTGTGTTGCGATAGTCAGAGAAGCGAGACAAAGGCTGAGCTATTTACATAGTATTTATATACCCGAGACCTTGTGCGAAAATGTCTTAACCTACGAATAAGGATAAAGTGAGGCCTACACCAGTACAGGGAAATTCCTTATTGAAATTCCTCATCCTCGGCCGGACTCCTTTCCAAATGTAAGATTTTCtcttaataaatttatatatatatatatatatatatatatatatatatatatatatatatatatatatatatatatatatatatatatatatatatatatataagtttgcatCCCCCTTTGCCGTTCTGCTGCCTCGACAACCAGTGTCGACGGGGCCACAAATGCTGCCCAGAAGCCTGTTCAGGACAGTCACTAGGAAAGCGCTGGACCGATTGCTCAGGAACTGCGTGTGTTGGACATTCaacctctttttcttttgattcttctcttcctttctctgtagCTAGAACAAAGAAATTTCTTCTCTTGGTTTAATATATCTCTTCTGAAATATGCAAAAGCATTTTTCAGCAGTAAATCGGATTTCCTTGAAATAGCTTACTAGTACAAAACCACTGTGATACACGAGTGCACTCGTGGATGCACACGCGCATACGCgcacaatatatagatagatagacagatagatgtatatatatattcatatatgtatataaatgcatatatgtgtatatatatatgcatatatatattcatacatgtatgtatatatatatatgtatgtttgtgtacacaatcacacatgtatacgtacatatgaatatgaatatgaatacaaatatacatacacatacacatccatatatatatttacttatgtgtatataaatacacacaaacacacagacatatacatatatatatatgatagagagagagagagagagggatagatatataaatagacaagagtccatatgtatatgtatatatacatataatgtatacatacctatatatgtatatatacatatatatgtatatatacatatatatgtatatatacatatatatgtatatatacatatatatgtatatatacatatatatgtatatatacatatatatgtatatatacatatatatgtatatatgaatatatatgtatatatacatatatatgtatatatgaatatatatgtatatatacatacatatgtatatgtatatacatatatatatatatatatatatatatatattgtgtgtgtgtgcatatgtatttatatatatgtatatatatgtatatatatatatttcaatttgctatctatgtgtctgtcgtatgtatgcatgtatatgtatgcagagCCCTTATATGCAGATGTCAGCATGGCGGGATCAAAGTCAGGGCGGAGAGGAACCAGCcatcctaccgcatcatcccacgGTTTGGTAAGCATGTTTATCTACTGACATCCCCCCTATGTCAGAGGTTGGACTGTGAGGTTCACCCACCGCTAGCCAGCTTGGGAAAGGTTGGCCTTGAGAGGTGAATGAAAGGGATCTGGACTTgaaggtttattggggaaggtgtgtgaaaccccacgagagacccgtgcccctgGTGCccagggcggagcggtgacgagcgagactgTCGTTTGTCTgccgtctgtccctgtctctctcttccttccgttctGCCTGTCCTGCTCTCTGACGAGACCCTTTTAAGCAACGATTCCTTGACCGTGCGTTTGCAGAAGGGTGAAGTATATAACACTTTATCAATCAAgtccagtgtatatatatatgtatatatatgtgtgtgtgtgagtgtgtgtgtgtgtacatatacgtatgtgtatctgaacatacatttatatttttatactttataCCAATGTCAACAGCGATGAGAGTATCAACTATATAAATCAGCATCAGGCAATAAATAACAACATGCAGCTACACAGTCTAACAACACTGGAGAACATGAACCAGGAAATTCTCCAAACCCAAAGGCGCCGGACTGGGCTGCCAACaggcttcctcctcctgcctcaccCGGCAGCAGCAGCGACCCCACTCACCTCGCCACACCTCGACGGCGCGCCTGCACACCTTGAAGGGCAGGCAAGTCAGTTTGCAGCATTTCTCGTGCTTTTCGCAGTGGGTGTCGTACCGGCAGGACTCGAGCTAGATTAGGACTTTGGTGAAGTTTATAATGCTAAGGAGTCTATGAATGGTATTAGTATATaacaataaatgtgtgtgtgtgcgtgtatataatacatgcatatatacatatatgattatatatacatgtcctaATGTTTATATATCGttggtttccttctttctcttcatgttGATCTGTCGGCCtgctttttatatttgtatacacacacacacacacacacacacacacacacacacacacacacacacacacatatatatatatatatatatatatatatatatatatatatatatatatatatgtatatatatgtatgtatgcatatacaaacacattacaGATTACAGGCAAACTTACGTGTAAATGAGGGCAAATGGTCGCTTGAATGTCCAGGCACCGTCCCGGGTTTCCTGTGACGTCATTCGTTCAAGACGTTTATTGCAACGAAACAAtacatgataattttgataaggatatgaaaaaaatggcaaggtgatgatatgataatgataacaatagaacaCTTAAAAGAATGCCCACAAAGATGATATTAAGTGATCACGATAACAACGTTAATGATGGTAGCAATAGATTAGTAATAACGGTGATAAAAACagtgaaaacagtaatgataagagcaataaagataaatatttcaAGGATGAAAGTGATGGATATAATGCACTTTAATCATCCTAATGATAgaattggtaatagtaataataaaaatatacataataattattTCATATCTCATTTAAACTTATATTTAAATTTAATGCATTCAAATCAgtatcactatatatacatataaatatatgcatgcacacacacacacacacatatgtatatatatgatgtgcataTGTACTCAACCACAACGACAATACTGCGACAGAGCCAGGGGAGAACACTCACGGTCGCAGCATTCGTATTGGTTATTTTGGCCTTCGATCTCACAATAGTTCTCACAGGGCTTCTCCGTTGTACGGATGCTTGTTGTCATCGCCAGGGAGAGGCAGGCCGCCAAGATGAGGAGGCTGAGACGTTGctgcgggaaagagagagggtgagtgagagagagtgagtgagtgagagagaatgtgtgggtatatatgtgcatatacaaatgtatatatatatatatatatatatatatatatatatatatatatatatgtgtgtgtgtgtgtgtgtgtgtgtgtgtgtgtgtgtgtgtgtgtgtgtgtgtgtgtgtttgttgtgtttttgcttCCAAGCTATTTTTTCACCCACCATCATGACACGGTTTATCAGCAGGTGGTTGGAACCCAGACTGGTCTGAATGCTGGAGGCCTATATATACCCCTGGAGAATGGTTTAGTTTCCAGTATGTGTTTTTGGTCGACCATTTCTTGTTAATGTTATCCACGTGAATTCCAGTCCAGGGATCTGCACACGAATTGTTTCCTGTATCTCTGTATATGCTTGTATCGTGGTCGTATCTTTCTTCACACATGTAATGCCTTTTCTTAGCAAACTTTACGTATTATTCTTAAACTATTCTTGCATTGCTTCCTATTTCCGTTTGATGTGAATCGTGATTATTGGCAATTaatcattttattctttctctctctctctctctctctctctctctctctctctctctctctctctctctctctctctctctctctctctctctctctctctctctctctctctctctctctctctctctctctctctctctctctctctctctacatacacacatacacacacacatacacacacgaacagaacacacacacacacacacacacacacacacacacacacacacacacacacacacacacatatatatatatatatatatatatatatatatatatatatatatatgtatatatatatatgtatacacacacacacacacacacacacacacacacacacccacacacacacacacacatatatatatatatatatatatatatatatatatatatatatatatatatatatatgtatatatatatatgtatatatacatacatacatacatatatatatatatatttatatatatatatatatatatgtatatatatatatacatgacaaacTTTCTCCTGGTTTGAAATATGAAAAGAGTTAATCAAATACAATTAAAAAACACAAAGCAGGAATAAAGATaagtaagagaaatgaaagagaaaacaagaatggAAGCAGACAAGAAACGAGACAAACAGAATACCAAAGAATAAATTAGAAGGAAGTACACAaaattcataaatgtatacagaCAGAACAAGACTAAACTCAGAAGCTCATATTATCACACTATTTACAAAAAGCGAAGTAGGAAAATATCttaaaaagatatttaaaaaaaaacgcattCCCTCGCGCTGGTTCGGGGAAATCAAGCTCGCCTGCAAGCAACGTGACCTTCAGAAAACATAATGCAAGACCACCTCACTTCACGGGGTTGAAGAGGCCGAATTTATctcgtttcatttcttttgttaggAGATGAGTgcttgcgtgattgtgtgtgtgtgtgaaagggggatggggttaTGACTGCAATGAtgaatatgtttttatgtataagtatttacTAAGAACGAGTGTATTTCTGCATTAGTATGTGTCATTACactacaaacacgtacacaatatatatatatatatatatatatatatatatatatatatatatatatatatatatatatatatatatatatatttatatatatatatatatatatatatatatatatatatatatatataaatgtgtgttcacatatatgtgcatatatacacatagatacatacacatacgatagatgtgtttatatatatatatatatatatatatatatatatatatatatatatatatatatataaacatattaataaatgcgtgtacacatatgtatgtatacaaatacatacatatatatgtatatatatatacatatatatacatatgcacacaaaaacacatatatatgtgtatatatagtatatatatatatatatatatatatatatatatatatatatatatatatatatatatatatatatataccatgaacgttgttatcgttatcttgcTATtacagataggtggatagatagatttataggcatatagataaatatatataagtgtgtgtgcgcgtgtgtcttctatggatgtgtatatataattaattatgtatgtatgcatgaaaacGTTATACTATCACCATGCCTGCGCTCAGCAACAGCACTTACGGCTCACCTTCATGCTGTTGTCAGTGGCTATGCTGGCAACTACACGCACTTGGGAGGCCTATAAAACGCCCGTTTCGTGCCTGCAATAACAGTTCAGTCTACAGCCTCCTGTAGACACGACACATTCTGATTCTACGCGATGGTTGGTTGCTCTCCAAGAtgcttttatctttatcctttacaCATTTTATATTTTGTCGATGAATTTATATTCTTATTGAATTAGCCAAGGCCTTATTAGATTATCCTACATAGCTTTaatctttaatatttttatttacctttgaAAAAGGGAAACAGCGATTAAGACTTCCCTCTCTGACATTTgtcagtttttcttttccttgcgtataatatatattatatggatgtgATCCTAACATGAATTTGCATTGCAGTTGCGCCTTCGCTTCGTTGTCCTTCTCGCTGCCTGCGTCGTGGCAGCCATGGCGAGCCACAAGTGCTCTCGTTACTGCCAGACTCCGGGGAAGACTCACGTGTGCTGTGGTGAGTGacctgtgacctttgacctttgtgTTGCATAGGTAGGTAAAGAGGTAGATTTATataagaaagatatgtatattatgcTTACTTTATGGtgtaagactatatatatatatatatatatatatatatatatatatatatatatatatatatatatatatatatatattattcagtgagagaaatagacacaaatatatgtaaaggATTACGTGGTATATGGACGTgaatacagatatagagatacgTCCTACTGAGCTA
This portion of the Penaeus vannamei isolate JL-2024 unplaced genomic scaffold, ASM4276789v1 unanchor567, whole genome shotgun sequence genome encodes:
- the LOC113805870 gene encoding uncharacterized protein, giving the protein MMQRLSLLILAACLSLAMTTSIRTTEKPCENYCEIEGQNNQYECCDRNPGRCLDIQATICPHLHLESCRYDTHCEKHEKCCKLTCLPFKVCRRAVEVWRGIVA